The following coding sequences lie in one Arthrobacter sp. SLBN-122 genomic window:
- a CDS encoding NADP-dependent oxidoreductase, with protein MSTALATTTREIRLASRPVGRPTGENFELAESPLPALEDGQILVRNLFMSVDPYMRGRMNDVKSYSAPFAVGKALDGGAVGEVIASRSSAHQEGDVVVHSLGWREYAVVDGSAATPARTDLAPASAFLGALGMTGLTAYSGLLKVAEFEPGDAVFVSGAAGAVGSLVGQIAKALGASRVIGSAGSPAKVARLLELGFDAAFDYHDGPVVEQLEKAAGPAGIDVYFDNVGGDHLEAALAVLNVGGRVAMCGAIAQYNSTEPTPAPRNLMQAIGKQLTLKGFLVGGQRQHAAEFAEKMAGWLADGTVRYDETIVDGLENAPQAFMDLLDGANTGKMLVRL; from the coding sequence ATGAGCACAGCCCTTGCAACCACCACCCGCGAAATCCGCCTGGCCTCGCGCCCGGTAGGACGTCCCACCGGCGAGAACTTCGAACTTGCCGAGTCGCCGCTGCCCGCACTTGAAGACGGCCAGATCCTGGTGCGCAACCTTTTCATGTCCGTTGACCCCTACATGCGCGGCAGGATGAACGACGTCAAGTCCTACTCAGCACCCTTCGCCGTGGGGAAGGCGCTCGACGGCGGCGCGGTGGGCGAGGTGATCGCGTCCCGTTCATCCGCACACCAGGAGGGCGACGTCGTCGTGCATTCCCTTGGCTGGCGCGAATACGCAGTAGTGGACGGCTCTGCCGCCACCCCGGCCCGCACCGATCTGGCCCCTGCTTCAGCTTTCCTGGGCGCGCTGGGCATGACCGGCCTGACTGCCTACTCCGGGCTTTTGAAGGTCGCCGAATTCGAGCCCGGGGACGCAGTGTTCGTTTCCGGCGCCGCGGGTGCCGTGGGCTCCCTGGTGGGCCAGATCGCCAAGGCCCTGGGCGCGTCCCGCGTCATCGGCTCCGCCGGCTCGCCCGCCAAGGTGGCCCGGCTCCTGGAGCTCGGCTTCGACGCCGCGTTCGACTACCACGACGGCCCGGTTGTGGAGCAGTTGGAGAAGGCAGCCGGCCCGGCCGGCATCGACGTCTACTTCGACAACGTGGGCGGCGATCACCTCGAGGCAGCCCTGGCAGTCCTGAACGTGGGCGGCCGTGTGGCCATGTGCGGTGCCATCGCGCAGTACAACTCCACCGAACCCACGCCCGCACCCCGCAACCTGATGCAGGCCATCGGCAAACAGCTCACCCTCAAGGGCTTCCTGGTGGGCGGGCAGCGCCAGCATGCGGCAGAGTTCGCGGAGAAGATGGCCGGGTGGCTGGCGGACGGGACCGTGCGCTACGACGAGACCATCGTCGACGGGCTGGAGAACGCTCCGCAGGCATTCATGGACCTCCTGGACGGCGCAAATACCGGCAAGATGCTGGTCCGGCTGTAG
- a CDS encoding ABC transporter permease has protein sequence MSTTVSSSRPGKPQPGGSRADAPSAAPAIRPVSWKTPVLLSVFALVSLVFFGFLAPSQTASFGISTGEDFFQLPALEINAFAGGIVLSVLLVALAGYAVYLKTRNQPAPGWLAVTFIVIFVAAFLIWVVGGARTPAISLAGLIAGSVTLAVPLVFGSLSGVLCERVGVVNIAIEGQLLGGAFTAAIVASMTKNAFVGLLAAAIAGALVSMVLALFSIKYLVNQIIVGVVLNVLVSGVTGFLFSTVMQANKAQFNSPPGLDVIDIPVLSSIPIIGPILFRQSLVGYLMYVAVAVVWIGLFKTRWGLRVRAVGEHPQAADTLGINVNATRFWNVTLGGAVAGIGGSFFTLVAIDSFTKEISGGRGFIALAALIFGRWNPVGAFFAALLFGFADNLQSIVTIIGTPVPSQFMAMLPYLVTVLAVAGLVGKSRGPAASGIPYVKG, from the coding sequence ATGAGCACTACAGTTTCTTCGTCCAGGCCCGGCAAACCCCAGCCGGGAGGATCAAGAGCAGACGCTCCGTCCGCAGCGCCGGCCATCAGGCCAGTCAGCTGGAAGACTCCCGTCCTGCTCAGCGTCTTCGCCCTGGTCTCCCTGGTGTTCTTCGGATTCCTGGCCCCCAGCCAGACGGCCAGCTTCGGCATCTCCACCGGGGAAGACTTCTTCCAGCTGCCCGCACTGGAAATCAACGCGTTTGCCGGCGGCATCGTCCTATCGGTACTCCTCGTGGCGCTGGCGGGATACGCCGTCTACCTGAAGACAAGGAACCAGCCGGCTCCGGGCTGGCTGGCCGTCACCTTCATCGTGATCTTCGTGGCCGCCTTCCTTATTTGGGTGGTGGGCGGCGCCCGTACGCCCGCCATCTCGCTGGCCGGGCTCATCGCCGGATCCGTCACGCTTGCTGTTCCGCTCGTGTTCGGGTCGCTGTCCGGTGTCCTGTGCGAGCGGGTGGGCGTGGTCAACATTGCCATTGAAGGCCAGCTCCTGGGCGGCGCCTTCACCGCAGCCATCGTTGCCAGCATGACAAAGAACGCCTTCGTCGGGCTGCTGGCGGCGGCCATCGCCGGTGCCCTTGTATCCATGGTCCTGGCCCTGTTCAGCATCAAGTACCTGGTGAACCAGATCATCGTCGGCGTGGTCCTTAACGTCCTGGTCTCCGGGGTAACGGGGTTCCTGTTCAGCACCGTCATGCAAGCCAATAAAGCCCAGTTCAACTCACCCCCGGGCCTGGACGTCATCGACATTCCCGTCCTTTCCAGCATTCCGATCATCGGTCCCATCCTGTTCCGCCAGTCACTGGTGGGCTACCTCATGTACGTGGCGGTGGCCGTGGTCTGGATCGGCCTGTTCAAGACGAGGTGGGGGCTGCGCGTCCGGGCAGTGGGGGAGCACCCGCAGGCGGCGGACACCCTTGGCATCAACGTCAACGCCACCCGGTTCTGGAACGTGACCCTCGGTGGTGCCGTCGCCGGCATTGGCGGCTCCTTCTTCACCCTGGTGGCCATCGACAGCTTCACCAAGGAAATTTCCGGTGGCCGCGGCTTCATCGCCCTGGCGGCCCTCATCTTTGGCCGCTGGAACCCGGTGGGCGCCTTCTTCGCTGCACTCCTGTTCGGCTTCGCCGACAACCTCCAGAGCATCGTGACCATCATCGGCACCCCGGTGCCCAGCCAGTTCATGGCCATGCTGCCCTACCTGGTGACCGTCCTCGCCGTCGCTGGCCTGGTCGGCAAATCCAGGGGCCCCGCAGCCAGCGGCATCCCTTACGTCAAGGGATGA
- a CDS encoding amidohydrolase: protein MRNYTTEAEPTALVAPWLEPLLPELIEFRRDLHAHPELSFKEFRTTDKLAERLEAAGLSPRRLEGTGLTVDVGDGPIATALRGDIDALPIIEETGLPFASKNHGVTHACGHDVHTATMLGIALVLHRMHQESPLGATVRIIFQPAEETMPGGAHSCIEQGVLDGVPRILALHCDPRIEVGKVGTRIGAITSASDTIRIELSGRGGHTSRPHLTEDLVFALAQIAVNVPAVLSRRVDVRSGVSVVWGQITAGSAPNAIPGSGYMAGTMRCLDRDAWHAAGELLDEVVHQVAAPYGVDVHLEHTRGVPPVVNSEHETAIIEAAARAEIGESAVVLTPQSMGGEDFAWFLAELPGAMMRLGTKTPGGEDYDLHRGDYILDERSLGLGIRVLTAAALRTIRDLEQTQAS from the coding sequence GTGCGCAATTACACTACTGAAGCCGAGCCCACCGCCCTGGTGGCTCCCTGGCTCGAACCGCTCTTACCGGAACTGATCGAATTCCGGCGGGACCTGCATGCGCACCCGGAGCTGTCCTTCAAGGAGTTCCGCACCACCGACAAGCTCGCCGAGCGGCTCGAAGCTGCCGGCCTGAGCCCCCGCCGCCTGGAGGGCACCGGGCTGACGGTGGACGTGGGCGACGGCCCCATCGCCACGGCGCTTCGCGGGGACATCGATGCCCTCCCCATCATCGAGGAGACCGGGCTCCCGTTCGCGTCGAAGAACCACGGCGTCACGCACGCCTGCGGCCACGACGTGCACACCGCCACCATGCTGGGCATCGCCCTGGTCCTGCACCGGATGCACCAGGAATCACCCCTCGGCGCCACCGTCCGGATCATCTTCCAGCCCGCTGAGGAGACCATGCCCGGTGGGGCGCATTCCTGCATTGAGCAGGGTGTGCTGGACGGCGTCCCCCGGATTTTGGCGCTGCATTGCGATCCCCGCATTGAAGTGGGCAAGGTGGGAACCCGCATCGGTGCCATCACCTCGGCGTCGGACACCATCCGGATCGAGCTCTCCGGCCGCGGCGGCCACACCTCCCGCCCCCACCTGACCGAGGACCTGGTGTTCGCACTGGCCCAGATTGCCGTCAACGTACCGGCCGTGCTGTCCCGCCGGGTGGACGTCCGCAGCGGCGTCTCCGTGGTGTGGGGCCAGATCACCGCAGGCTCGGCACCCAACGCCATCCCCGGCAGCGGCTACATGGCCGGGACCATGCGCTGCCTGGACCGGGACGCCTGGCACGCCGCCGGCGAACTCCTCGACGAAGTGGTCCACCAAGTGGCCGCGCCCTACGGCGTGGATGTCCACCTGGAGCACACCAGGGGAGTGCCGCCGGTGGTCAATTCCGAACACGAGACGGCCATCATCGAGGCTGCCGCCCGGGCCGAAATCGGCGAAAGCGCCGTGGTGCTGACGCCGCAGTCCATGGGCGGCGAGGATTTCGCCTGGTTCCTCGCGGAACTTCCCGGCGCCATGATGCGCCTGGGCACCAAGACGCCGGGCGGCGAGGACTACGACCTCCACCGCGGCGATTACATTCTGGACGAGCGCTCCCTTGGCCTGGGCATCCGGGTCCTCACCGCAGCGGCGCTGCGCACCATCCGCGACCTGGAGCAGACCCAGGCTTCCTGA
- a CDS encoding cytidine deaminase, translating into MDNAQTVDWAALEAAAVAAMQNAYAPYSKFPVGAAALTGDGRIVSGCNVENASYGLTLCAECALVGNLHMTGGGLLRAFYCVDGAGNVLMPCGRCRQLLYEFRAPDMQLMTTHGIKTMDQVLPDAFGPEHLEETP; encoded by the coding sequence ATGGACAACGCCCAAACGGTGGACTGGGCGGCTCTCGAGGCAGCCGCCGTCGCCGCCATGCAGAACGCCTACGCCCCATACTCCAAGTTCCCGGTAGGGGCAGCGGCCCTCACCGGGGACGGCCGGATTGTCAGCGGCTGCAACGTGGAGAACGCCAGCTATGGGCTGACGCTCTGCGCGGAATGCGCCCTGGTGGGAAACCTGCACATGACCGGCGGCGGCCTGCTGCGGGCGTTCTACTGCGTTGACGGGGCAGGCAATGTGCTCATGCCCTGCGGCCGGTGCCGCCAACTGCTGTACGAATTCCGTGCCCCGGACATGCAGCTCATGACCACCCACGGCATCAAGACCATGGACCAGGTGCTCCCCGACGCCTTTGGTCCCGAACACCTGGAGGAGACCCCTTGA
- a CDS encoding BMP family lipoprotein, which translates to MKKSLRAGFKRGSMAGVATLGASALVLTACGAAPEAGSTASAGASDYTGCIVSDSGGFDDQSFNQSSYEGLKKTEKDLGIKVNQVESKTNNDFEPNLRAMVTAGCNLTITVGFLLKDATKAQATANPDKHFAIIDAGYDQPISNVKPIIYDTAQAAFLAGYLAAGTTKTGTVATFGGIKIPTVTIFMDGYADGVKYYNQQKGKNVKLLGWNKDAQDGSFTGDFEKQDVGKQLTKNFLDQGADIVMPVAGPVGKGAGAALNEAKAAGKDVKLIWVDSDGYLTAPDYKDIMLSSVMKQMGEAVETVVTEDKDGKFNNTPYVGTLANDGVQLAPFHDLDSQVPAELKSDLEKIKKDIVDGKLKVESAASPKA; encoded by the coding sequence TTGAAGAAATCACTGCGTGCCGGCTTCAAGCGCGGTTCAATGGCCGGTGTGGCCACCCTCGGTGCGTCCGCGCTTGTGCTCACCGCCTGCGGTGCGGCCCCCGAGGCCGGCAGCACCGCATCCGCCGGTGCCAGCGACTACACGGGCTGCATCGTTTCGGACTCCGGTGGATTCGATGACCAGTCCTTCAACCAGTCCTCCTACGAGGGCCTGAAGAAGACCGAGAAGGACCTGGGCATCAAGGTCAACCAGGTGGAGTCGAAGACCAACAACGACTTCGAGCCCAACCTGCGGGCCATGGTCACCGCCGGCTGCAACCTCACCATCACCGTGGGCTTCCTGCTCAAAGACGCCACGAAGGCGCAGGCCACCGCCAACCCGGACAAGCACTTCGCCATCATCGACGCCGGCTACGACCAGCCCATCAGCAACGTCAAGCCGATCATCTACGACACCGCCCAGGCGGCATTCCTGGCCGGCTACCTGGCGGCAGGAACCACCAAGACCGGAACCGTGGCCACCTTCGGCGGCATCAAGATCCCCACTGTCACCATCTTCATGGACGGCTACGCGGACGGTGTGAAGTACTACAACCAGCAAAAGGGCAAGAACGTCAAGCTCCTGGGCTGGAACAAGGACGCCCAGGACGGCAGCTTCACCGGTGACTTCGAAAAGCAGGACGTGGGCAAGCAGCTGACCAAGAACTTCCTGGACCAGGGCGCGGACATCGTCATGCCCGTGGCCGGTCCCGTAGGCAAGGGCGCCGGCGCAGCGCTGAACGAGGCCAAGGCTGCCGGAAAGGACGTCAAGCTGATCTGGGTTGACTCCGACGGCTACCTCACCGCCCCGGACTACAAGGACATCATGCTCTCCTCCGTCATGAAGCAGATGGGCGAGGCCGTGGAAACCGTGGTTACCGAGGACAAGGACGGCAAGTTCAACAACACCCCGTATGTGGGCACCCTTGCCAACGACGGCGTGCAACTGGCGCCCTTCCACGACCTCGATTCCCAGGTCCCCGCGGAACTGAAATCCGACCTCGAGAAGATCAAGAAGGACATCGTCGACGGCAAGCTGAAGGTTGAGTCCGCAGCGAGCCCCAAGGCCTGA
- a CDS encoding organic hydroperoxide resistance protein, protein MKTLYTAEALASGEGRDGAARSNDGKLAVALASPVELGGSGQGTNPEQLFAAGYAACFHSALRLVGRKAGADLTDSAVAAKIHLGQLDGAAGFGLAAELEIALPALDLAAAEELVAKAHEVCPYSNATRGNITVDLKILEYAA, encoded by the coding sequence GTGAAGACTCTCTACACCGCCGAGGCCCTGGCCTCGGGTGAAGGCCGTGACGGCGCTGCGCGCAGCAACGACGGCAAGCTGGCAGTGGCCCTCGCCAGCCCGGTCGAACTCGGTGGCAGCGGCCAGGGCACCAACCCCGAACAGCTCTTCGCCGCCGGGTATGCCGCCTGCTTCCACTCCGCCCTACGCCTGGTGGGCCGGAAGGCAGGAGCCGACCTGACGGATTCGGCAGTGGCGGCGAAGATCCACCTGGGTCAGTTGGACGGCGCTGCCGGTTTCGGTCTGGCCGCCGAGCTCGAAATTGCCCTGCCCGCGCTGGACCTCGCTGCCGCAGAAGAGCTGGTGGCCAAGGCGCATGAGGTCTGCCCCTATTCGAATGCCACGCGCGGCAACATCACCGTTGACCTCAAGATCCTGGAGTACGCAGCATGA
- a CDS encoding ABC transporter ATP-binding protein, giving the protein MKLELRGITKRFGTLLANDHIDVVVEPGQIHCLLGENGAGKSTLMNVLYGLYEPSEGEILIDDKPVTFRGPGDAMAAGIGMVHQHFMLVPVFTVAENVALGAEPTKAGGFLNLDQTRQRIKEISDQYGFDVDPDALVEDLPVGVQQRVEIIKALVRNAKVLILDEPTAVLTPQETDELLDIMRQLKSRGTSIVFISHKLREVKAVSDTITVIRRGKVVGTADPAASTTELASMMVGRAVSLTLDKAPAQPRETTFEVRDLTVVAPNGQHVVDHLSFHIKRGEILAIAGVQGNGQTELTEAILGLQERVTGSIVLDGKELVGRSVKEVLQAGVGFVPEDRKVDGLVSTFSVAENLVLDLYDKPPFAKGISMSPAKIMENAKARIGEFDVRTPSAAAAAGTLSGGNQQKLVMARELSRPLRLFIASQPTRGVDVGSIEFLHRRIVAERDQGTPVMIISTELDEVMELADRIAVLYKGRLVGTVPAGTSRDVLGLMMAGIRPEEHAQTPQAGTPAATSNAEGADHA; this is encoded by the coding sequence TTGAAACTTGAACTCAGAGGGATCACCAAACGCTTTGGCACGCTCCTGGCCAACGACCACATCGACGTGGTGGTTGAGCCGGGCCAGATCCATTGCCTCCTTGGTGAAAACGGGGCGGGTAAATCCACCCTGATGAACGTGCTGTACGGGCTCTACGAGCCCTCCGAAGGCGAAATCCTCATCGATGACAAGCCGGTCACCTTCAGGGGTCCCGGTGATGCCATGGCGGCAGGGATCGGCATGGTGCACCAGCACTTCATGCTGGTGCCCGTCTTCACCGTGGCCGAGAACGTGGCACTGGGTGCCGAACCCACCAAAGCGGGCGGGTTCCTCAACCTGGACCAGACCCGGCAGCGCATCAAGGAGATCTCGGACCAGTACGGCTTCGACGTGGACCCGGACGCCCTGGTGGAGGACCTGCCGGTAGGTGTGCAGCAGCGGGTGGAAATCATCAAGGCGCTGGTCCGCAACGCGAAGGTCCTGATCCTTGACGAGCCCACGGCCGTACTGACCCCGCAGGAGACCGACGAGCTCCTGGACATCATGCGCCAGCTAAAGTCCCGCGGAACCTCCATCGTCTTCATCTCGCACAAGCTGCGCGAGGTCAAGGCAGTCTCGGACACCATCACCGTGATCCGGCGCGGCAAGGTGGTGGGCACTGCCGATCCTGCCGCCTCCACCACCGAGCTTGCCTCAATGATGGTGGGCCGTGCCGTGAGCCTGACCCTGGACAAGGCACCGGCCCAGCCCAGGGAAACCACCTTCGAGGTCCGCGACCTCACCGTCGTCGCGCCCAACGGGCAGCACGTGGTGGACCACCTCAGCTTCCACATCAAACGCGGTGAGATCCTGGCCATTGCAGGCGTCCAGGGCAACGGGCAGACCGAACTCACCGAGGCCATCCTGGGCCTGCAGGAGCGGGTCACCGGTTCCATCGTCCTGGACGGCAAGGAACTCGTGGGCCGGTCCGTCAAGGAAGTCCTGCAGGCCGGCGTCGGGTTTGTGCCCGAGGACCGCAAAGTGGACGGCCTGGTGAGCACCTTCTCTGTGGCGGAGAACCTGGTCCTTGATCTTTACGACAAACCGCCCTTCGCCAAGGGAATCAGCATGAGCCCGGCGAAAATCATGGAGAACGCCAAGGCACGGATCGGCGAATTCGATGTCCGCACCCCCTCGGCCGCGGCGGCCGCCGGAACGCTGTCCGGCGGCAACCAGCAAAAACTCGTGATGGCCCGGGAACTGTCCCGCCCCCTGCGCCTCTTCATTGCTTCCCAGCCCACCCGCGGCGTGGATGTCGGGTCCATCGAATTCCTCCACCGGCGGATCGTCGCGGAGCGTGACCAGGGGACCCCGGTCATGATCATTTCCACCGAGCTGGACGAAGTGATGGAACTGGCCGACCGCATCGCGGTGCTCTACAAAGGCAGGCTGGTGGGCACTGTCCCCGCCGGGACAAGCCGCGACGTGCTGGGCCTCATGATGGCCGGCATCCGGCCCGAAGAACACGCCCAGACCCCGCAGGCCGGCACCCCGGCCGCCACCTCCAACGCCGAGGGAGCCGACCATGCCTGA
- a CDS encoding mannose-1-phosphate guanylyltransferase has translation MSTDKVTSPASPLDRFIAVIPAGGVGTRLWPLSRAAAPKFLHDLTGSGSTLLRATYDRLHPLADSRMLVVTGKAHREAVCRQLPELQDSDLVLESEPKDSGAAIGLAAAILHERDPDTIMGSFAADQVISPDDLFQQAVREAIHTAAAGKIVTIGIKPTHPSTGFGYIRSGKALHIDGAPSAHDVVEFVEKPDEVVAQQYVDSGDYVWNAGMFVAPVALMLKHLEANQPELFQGLQEIARAWDTPERDEVTARVWPTLPKIAIDYAVAEPAAEAGDVAVVPGTFRWDDVGDFASVGRLNSAKEVDDVTVLGEGARVFTENSSGVVVTDTKRVIALIGIQDVVIVDTPDALLVTTMANSQRVKAAVDALKASGDTDVL, from the coding sequence ATGAGTACAGACAAAGTGACAAGCCCGGCTTCACCCCTTGACCGCTTCATTGCGGTGATTCCGGCAGGCGGAGTGGGGACCCGCCTCTGGCCCCTGTCACGTGCAGCAGCTCCCAAGTTCCTTCACGATCTCACGGGATCGGGCAGCACCTTGCTGCGCGCCACCTATGACCGGCTGCACCCGCTGGCAGACAGCCGGATGCTGGTAGTCACCGGCAAGGCGCACCGCGAAGCCGTGTGCCGGCAGTTGCCCGAGCTTCAGGATTCGGACCTGGTCCTCGAATCAGAGCCCAAGGACTCCGGTGCGGCCATCGGCCTTGCCGCGGCCATCCTGCACGAGCGCGATCCCGATACCATCATGGGTTCCTTCGCCGCGGACCAGGTGATCAGCCCGGACGACCTGTTCCAGCAGGCGGTCCGCGAAGCCATCCACACCGCTGCCGCCGGCAAGATCGTCACCATCGGCATTAAGCCCACGCACCCGTCCACCGGGTTCGGCTACATCCGTTCCGGCAAGGCACTGCACATCGATGGTGCCCCCAGCGCCCACGACGTAGTGGAGTTCGTCGAAAAGCCGGATGAGGTGGTGGCGCAGCAGTACGTGGACAGTGGTGACTATGTGTGGAACGCCGGCATGTTCGTGGCGCCCGTGGCGCTGATGCTCAAGCACCTTGAGGCGAACCAGCCCGAGCTGTTCCAGGGCCTGCAGGAAATCGCCCGCGCATGGGACACTCCGGAGCGCGACGAGGTCACGGCGCGCGTATGGCCAACACTGCCAAAGATCGCCATCGACTACGCCGTGGCCGAACCCGCCGCCGAAGCCGGGGACGTCGCCGTCGTCCCCGGGACCTTCCGTTGGGACGACGTTGGCGACTTCGCCTCCGTGGGGCGCCTCAACAGCGCCAAGGAAGTGGACGACGTCACGGTCCTCGGCGAAGGCGCCCGCGTGTTCACCGAGAACTCGAGCGGCGTTGTGGTCACCGACACCAAGCGCGTGATCGCCCTGATCGGCATCCAGGACGTTGTCATCGTGGACACGCCGGACGCTTTGCTGGTGACCACCATGGCCAATTCACAGCGCGTCAAGGCTGCCGTTGACGCACTCAAGGCAAGCGGCGACACGGACGTCCTCTGA
- a CDS encoding ABC transporter permease, with protein sequence MPDQPSPKNAKDDPQTEGNRHADGQRRGAEGQDSPAVEDTAAVVAVDTAGGAMQPSAVPATAQSGQLAGGSETVLRRIFTGSGIVSVLAVLLALIIGGLLIASTDKQVATTAGYFFARPTDMLAAVWNAATRSYIALFQGSVFNPRGNGLAAQLAPFMETLTIATPLITAGLGVALAFRAGLFNIGAQGQIIVAGILAAWAGFALHLPFGLHLLLVLVAGIVGGALWGGLAGLLKARTGAHEVIVTIMFNYIALYFLRYLLNTPAFQRPGESNPISPILDPSAVYPQILGSQYRLHLGFVLAIAATVLVWWLLNRSTVGFEFRAVGANPKAAQTAGINVSRSTILVMAIAGGLAGMSGVAQVAGTEKVLTDGVAATYGFDAITVALLGRSTPWGTFAAGLLFGAFRAGAVQMQIQTGTPIDIVLVVQSLIVLFIAAPPLVRAVFGLNPRRRKPARTAKSGQAATTGGAA encoded by the coding sequence ATGCCTGACCAGCCTTCCCCCAAAAACGCCAAGGACGACCCACAGACTGAAGGCAACCGGCACGCCGACGGCCAACGTCGCGGCGCCGAGGGCCAGGACAGCCCGGCCGTGGAGGACACGGCCGCCGTGGTGGCCGTCGATACGGCCGGCGGCGCGATGCAGCCCTCGGCTGTTCCGGCCACGGCCCAAAGCGGGCAGCTTGCCGGTGGCTCCGAGACCGTACTTCGCCGGATCTTCACCGGAAGCGGGATCGTTTCCGTGCTGGCAGTGCTGCTGGCGCTGATCATCGGCGGCCTGCTTATTGCCAGCACGGACAAGCAGGTGGCCACCACGGCCGGCTACTTCTTCGCCCGGCCCACGGACATGCTGGCGGCTGTCTGGAATGCCGCCACCCGCTCCTACATTGCACTGTTCCAGGGCTCGGTGTTCAATCCCCGCGGCAACGGCCTGGCCGCCCAGTTGGCACCCTTCATGGAGACCCTCACCATCGCCACGCCGCTCATCACCGCCGGCCTGGGCGTGGCACTGGCATTCCGGGCCGGGCTCTTCAACATCGGCGCACAGGGGCAGATCATCGTGGCCGGCATCCTGGCGGCCTGGGCGGGCTTTGCCCTGCACCTTCCGTTTGGCCTGCACCTGCTGCTCGTGCTGGTGGCCGGCATCGTCGGCGGCGCCCTCTGGGGTGGGCTGGCCGGGCTGCTGAAGGCCCGCACCGGAGCCCACGAAGTCATCGTGACCATCATGTTCAACTACATAGCGCTGTACTTCCTGCGCTACCTGCTGAACACCCCGGCATTCCAGCGGCCGGGGGAGTCCAACCCCATTTCGCCCATCCTGGATCCCAGCGCCGTGTACCCGCAGATCCTGGGGAGCCAGTACCGGCTGCACCTGGGCTTCGTCCTGGCGATCGCCGCCACGGTGCTGGTGTGGTGGCTCCTTAACCGCTCCACAGTCGGCTTTGAGTTCCGTGCCGTGGGTGCCAACCCCAAGGCGGCGCAGACCGCCGGCATCAATGTCTCCCGCTCCACCATCCTGGTCATGGCCATAGCCGGCGGGCTCGCCGGCATGTCAGGTGTGGCCCAGGTTGCCGGCACCGAGAAGGTGCTCACGGACGGCGTCGCCGCCACATACGGTTTTGACGCCATCACGGTCGCCCTGCTGGGACGTTCGACGCCGTGGGGCACCTTCGCTGCCGGCCTGCTGTTCGGCGCCTTCCGCGCCGGCGCGGTCCAGATGCAGATCCAGACCGGCACCCCCATCGACATCGTCCTGGTGGTCCAGTCCCTGATTGTCCTTTTCATCGCCGCACCGCCGCTGGTCCGGGCCGTTTTCGGACTGAACCCGCGGCGCAGGAAGCCCGCGCGCACAGCCAAGTCCGGGCAGGCAGCCACAACCGGAGGTGCCGCATGA
- a CDS encoding MarR family winged helix-turn-helix transcriptional regulator, which produces MTEAPRLDRQVCFALYSASRAATAVYRPVLDELGLTYPQYLVMLVLWENEPRGVKELGGELGLDSGTLSPLLKRLEALGFVDRRRSGEDERRVAIHLTPAGRSLSGKASAIPQRLADAAGLSLDELEQLRTTLGKLTAALHESL; this is translated from the coding sequence ATGACCGAAGCACCCCGCTTGGACCGGCAAGTCTGCTTTGCGCTGTACTCGGCCTCCCGTGCCGCTACCGCCGTCTACCGGCCTGTCCTGGACGAACTGGGCCTCACCTACCCGCAGTACCTGGTGATGCTGGTCCTGTGGGAAAACGAACCCCGGGGCGTAAAGGAGCTCGGCGGGGAGCTGGGCCTTGACTCCGGCACCCTGTCACCGCTCCTGAAGCGCCTGGAAGCCCTGGGGTTCGTGGATCGGCGGCGCTCCGGCGAGGACGAACGCCGCGTTGCCATCCACCTGACACCGGCCGGGCGAAGCCTCAGCGGCAAGGCAAGTGCCATTCCGCAGCGGCTGGCCGACGCCGCAGGTCTCTCCCTGGACGAACTTGAGCAGCTGCGGACCACGCTGGGCAAGCTCACGGCTGCCCTGCATGAATCGCTGTGA